The sequence AGCGGGGGAAGGGCGCTAATAAAATTATTAATAAAGATATCACTCCTCCTAAAGTAAAAAAGAGGAGTGATATCTCTTTTAAATACTCAAAAATTTACCTTCTACAACTACTTCAATATTTCTTTTAGTTCTTCTATGGTTATCTCTAACAAGTTATTTCCTATATAATCCTTTGTCTTTTTGCCCGCCTCTCTTATCCTATCTTTTAACTCTTCGGTTAATCGTCTACCAAATCTTCTGTTTAATATTTTAATTGTCAATTCTTTTTCTCCTTCTTCAAAGCCTTCTTCAAATAATGAAGTTCCGATCTTTGTCATTCGTATCACCTCTTTCAGTTTGTTTATGTATTCATCCATTACATAATTATCAGAGAACCCTAATAACGATCCTATTACCGCTTCTTTTTTGTCTTCATCTGGTATTTTGATCGCTAACTCAAAGACATCTTTTGTCACTTCTTCTTCACTTTTTTCGTTTCTCATCAAGGGCAAGAATACTAACTCCATATTTGCCGTGAGGCTGTTTTCTTCTAGATCTTTATCCGTTGGTTCTTCTTCTTTTTCTATCTTTTCTTTTATCTCTTCATACCTTTTTATTCCATCGTACTTTGTCATAAATACTTGTTGTACTTTGTATTTATTTGATCCCATGTCCAATTCACTTTCTGCACTTTCGTATTTCCCTGAGTACATTACCACCGTATTTATCTTTTTTCTTTCTTTTTGGTATAACGCTGTGTCGTATTGTGCAAATCTTAGTAAGTCTGCTTTTTTCCATGTGGAAACGTCATTTGCTTCGCAAATGAGGTTTTGGAAAGTGTTTTAGAAGCATTACAAGTGAAACTTTTTGCACAAACCAGCAAAATCCGTGTTTTGGTTTGATACGTTGATTACTGGAATGTCTATTGGTTTTACTGAAATTATCTTTGGAAAGTTGAGTTCATGATATTCGGCGGTTTCGTCTTTGTGAATGTTTCCCGTTCTGTTAGTGTCTTTCATTGTTCCCCCTTGATAGTTTATTGAAGTATTTAAATTGTATCATATGTTTTTGAAAATCGCTTTAGATCATAATTAATTGTCATCGAAATAGGGTGATGTTTAGATTTATTCATGTCTTTGAAATTGATTTGTTTTTCGTTAAATGAATGTTATATAATTTATTCCTAAGAACTTTTATTTCTTCGCTTAATTTTACCATATTCAAGCTTTTGTGTGTTTTATTTATTATTATAACAACATTTCAAAGACATCGAATTATCATCTAACCAATTTATTTCATGAACACCTAATATGATCTAATGAATATTAATAAATGGTTAAAAAGTCGCTGGAGTAGCATTGAAATTTGATGGTGGAAAAGAAATTAATTAAAAACTTGGAATACAAACTTATTAAACCATTGATTGGGGGGTTAGAAAGGATATGAGTAACTTCAACTTTCCAAAAGGTTCGGAATGGAGAAAATGGGATTTACAAATTCACGTTCCAGGATCTAAACATGCAGACCAGTACAGCACAAAAAAAGGTAATGATGTTTGGGAAAAATTTATTGAATATATCAAGAATTCTGATATAACTGTTTTTGGTATTACTGATTATTTTTCTGTCGTAGGTTACGAAACATTCCGGGATAAAATCAAAAATATTGAAGAATTGAAAAATAAGCAGTTTTTTCCTTGCGTCGAACTTCGACTGGATATCAACGTTAATATAGATTCAGAGCAATTACAATGCCATTTAATTTTTGATAGTAATTACGATATTAACAAAATAAAGGATTTTCTCGCTCATCTTCCTCTGAAGAATAAAATGCCAAACGGTGCTGTTGCTTATTGTACTGAGGATGACATTACAGCCTGTGGCGGTTACGATAAAATTAGTATCACGAAAGAAAAACTTGAAGAATCTTTAAAAAGTTCTTTTGGAAATGATCGCCCATTCTTAATCGCTGGTGTAGCCAGTGGTATGGGCAGTAATAGAGCAATTGCCAATTCAAACATCAAAAAGGAATTATCGGATATTTTCGATGATTTTTGCGATTTATTTTTTGGCTGTGAGGAAAATAGAGAATATTATCTAAACGAAAGTAGATATGAGAATAAAAGCTTAAAAGCAAAGGCGAAACCGGTCGTTTCTATTTCTGATTGCCATACTCTTGAGGATTGCAAGAATAGATTAGGGAAAAAATATTCAGTACCAAACAATGAGGAGAAAGACCTTGAAAGATACGGTTTTAGCTGGATAAAAGCCGATCCAAACTTTGAAGGCTTGAGACAGATTATTTTTGAACCATTTGATCGGGTTGCTTTTGGTTTCGAAAAACCGGAACTCAAAAGGCCTTACTATCTTATCGATAAAGTGCGATTTCTTGATAATACTGGACAGGGCAACTTTCCCTCTGATGCTATTGAAATAAACCAAAATTTGGTAACCATAATTGGCGGAAAATCAACGGGGAAGTCATTACTTCTTTACTACATAGCTAAAACAATTGACAGAAAAGAAGTAGAAACCAGGTTTGCCGACCTTTCCGAAGCTTCCCAATATGATTTTGATAAATCAGCTGATTTTAATTTTGAAGTGGTTTGGGCAGATGGTGCTAGAATGTATCTAAAAAACACGAAAGGCAGCAATGGTTCGGACGAAAGAAAAATTTTGTATATACCACAAAATTACCTTAACAGACTTTCGGAGGAAAGCACTGGAAGTCGCGACACTATAAACAAGTTCGTCAAAGATGTTCTTCTGCAAGATGAAACTGTCCGAGAAAATTATGAAAACAAACTTACGAGAATTAAGGGATTAACTAAATTAATACCTACCAATGTTGCAGATCTTTATCAAATAAAACAGGAAATTAAAGAGGTAGAAGAAAACATTAAGCAATTTGGTGAAGAGAATGGTATAAAAACATACATCGCCCAATTGAAAAAAGAAGCTGAGGATATCAAAAGTAAATCCGGGCTATCCAATCACGAAATCAAAGATTATGAAGCATTACTTGAAAAAGAAACAGAAACAACCACAAGCATTACTGTTTTATCTGACGATAAAAAGAGTCTCGTGTCTTTCAAACAAAATCTAATGCAGCAGTTAAAAAGTTTAGAGAAATTGTACAATGAACAGTCGTCTTATCTGGGTAATGATGAAATCAAAAAAGAATTCACAAAAGAATTTGATAGAATTGGGCAATTGGGAACCAATCTTTTAACAGCCACTGATAAAGTTATAACTTATGCCGATTCTAAGATTAAAACCCATCAGGAAGAGTTGGAAAAAATCAAAAAAGAGCTTATGCCGTTTATGGCAAAGGTTAAATTACAGGATGAGTTGAAAAAGAAGAATAAGGCCATAAGTGATGAGCAGAACAAGTTAAACAAAATAAACCTTGAAAAGAAAAAGCTTGAGTCAAAAAAGGATCTTTATGAAAAAGAGAAAAAGTATCTTATCGAAACCTATCAGCAAATTTTTAATGTCTACGGAGAGGTAAGAAATGAATTTAAGAGGTACGAAAATAAGTTTGAAGACATATCTTTAAATGTTTTGGTTGGATTTAATGAAAAGGTGTTCAATGAAGAAGTTATCGATGCTTTTTTAAACAAGAGGGATATAAAACGTAATATCAGCAGTATATCATGGAAAGACGAATACGAGTACCACTTCGATCCGAATAAACATCTCTCTTTCATCAGCGAAATTTTTAATGCTGTTGTAGATGAGAAAATAAAGACGGTGAGAAATAGAGCGGCAAAGGATGCCGCAGTAAAGATTTTAGAAAATTATTTTGATTTGGACTTTAAGATTTCATATAAAAACGATCCACTTGATAAAATGTCTCCTGGAAAGAAAGGACTTGTTCTTTTACGGTTCCTTATTGATTTAAGTAATGAAGAATGGCCGATACTTTTGGACCAGCCGGAAGACGATTTAGATAATAGATCGGTATATGATGATCTGGTTTCATTTATCAAAAATAAGAAAAAGAAACGGCAAATAATTATAGTTACACATAATCCTAATTTAGTTGTTGGAGCAGACGCTGAACAAGTTATTGTCGCAAATCAAGAAGGACAGGAAAAAGGGCGAGATAATAAAAAGTTCAAGTTTGAATATATTTCAGGAGCCTTAGAAAACTCCTTTGAGTTGCCAGAAGCTAAACAAAAAGCTATATTATTCAGGAAGGGTATCCGCCAACATGTTTGTGAAGTCCTGGAGGGAGGTCAGATAGCCTTTGAAAAAAGAGAAAAGAAATATGGATTTAGAATCAGTTGAATCTCATACAACCGAATTCAAGTCCTCATGGCGGGACGAATATCTAAAATGGATTTGTGCCTTTGCAAATACCGATGGCGGAAGATTGCTCATCGGAGTTGATGATAATGGTAAGCCTGTTGGCGTCGAAGAATCTAAGAAATTACTTGAGGATTTACCCAATAAATTAAGAGATACCCTTGGCATTATACCAAGTGTCCGATTAGAAAAGGAAAACGGTAAGGAAATAATTATTATAGAAGTTGAGCATTCCTATGTACCAATTTCATATCATGGGAGATTTTATGTTAGAAGCGGAAGCACAATTCAGGAACTAAAAGGCAAGGACCTGACCAGGTTTCTAATATCCAACTCAGGCAAGCACTGGGAAGAGTATATTGAGGAAAATGCTTCTATTGAGGATATAAATAATGAGACAATTGAAAAATTCAAACAAATCGCGATAAAAAGAATTCCATTTGTGAAAGATGAAAATGAGCCGATAAAGGTGCTTGAGAAATTAAATTTGATTAAAAATGGTAAATTAACAAGGGCTGCCCTTTTACTATTCGGTAAAAATCCAAAAAGATTCTGGACAAGCTCCTATATAAAAGTGGGTAAATTCTTGACGGATACAGATATTATAAGTTCTGATGATATTGAAGGCAATCTCTTTGAACAGGTAGAAAAAACAATGGAGTTATTGCGGACAAAATATCTTATATCTGAAATAAGATTTGAAGGAATTTATCGTAAAGAAGAACTTGAATATCCAGAAGAAGCATTGAGAGAAGCCATAATTAATTCGGTTATACATAGAGATTATATCGGTCCACATACCCAGTTAAAAATTTATCCTGATAAAATAATTCTTTGGAATGTTGGCACACTTCCAAAAGAAATCAAGGTTGATGAATTAAAGAAAAACCATTCATCTTATCCAAGAAATGAGTTATTGGCAGATGTATTTTTCAAAGCTGGACTAATAGAGGCTTGGGGCAGAGGAACAATAAAAATTACAGATGAATGTAAAAAAGCTGGACTGCCAGAACCAGAATTTAAAGAAGAGTTTGGCGGTTTTGCAGTCTATTTCTATAAAGACATTTATATTGAAGATAATTTAAGAAAAATGGGGTTAAATGAAAGGCAAGTCAAAGCAGTTTTGTATGTAAAAGAAAAGGGAAGGATTACGAATAAGGAATATCAGGAAATTGCTAATGTATCTAGGCAAATGGCAACTATTGATCTCGCAGAAATTGTGAAGAAGGGGGTATTTGCAAGGATTGGAAAAGCAGGCAAGGGAGTTGCCTACCAATTGACTAAATTGACTAATAAATGACCAATATTTGACTGATGGAGAATGAAAAAAACATATCAAGAATTAAACATTTGTTTTGAACCACAGCCGCAAACGATTTGAAAGATTCAATAGATTTAGTAAACAAGAAAATTTTTAAATTTGAGGGGAAGGGTAGGAATAGCCACTATGTTATCAAATAATTTGGCAATTAGTTGGAGAGTATTTGGCGATTTTGGCAATTACTTGGCAAAAAGAAAAGTAGAATACCAACGCCGACAAAAAGATGCCATTTAAAATCAAAAGGAAAAGTAAAGACAAAGATGAATAAACTCTATTTTAAAAAAATTTATAGAAGAAAATAGATTCAAAAAATTTCCTGAGTTTGGCAGTTACAAAAACGTAAGAATTCTAAAACAGGCATGAATAAATGTTATGTTTCGGCAATCAAAATTAGGAGATAAAAAATATCACTCCTCTTTTTAGTTTTATGAGGAGTGATATCTCTATTACTACAACATTTCACTTTAAAACTCTCAAAAATCTACCTTCTACAACTACTTCAATATTTCTTTTAGTTCTTCTATGGTTATCTCTAACAAGTTATCTCCTATATAATCCTTTGTCTTTTTGCCCGCTTCTCTTATCCTATCTTATAACTCTTCGGTTAATCGTCTACCAAATCTTCTGTTTAATATTTTAATTGTCAATTCTTTTTCTCCTTCTTCAAAGCCTTCTTCAAATAATGAAGTTCCGATCTTTGTCATTCCTATCAACTCTTTCCATAGCTTGTTGAACTGTTTATATTATACCATGTGTTTATAGAAAACTATAAAAAACTGATTAGATCATAATTCAATGTTTTTGAAATTAAACCATAGTTTAAGGGATTTGATAAAAATAATAAAAATAATAAAAATAATAGAGTCGAAGAATTTTGAAGTGAAGATAGACGATGGGGTAGTCAAAAATAGTGCAATTTTTTAGGAATTCTTTATATATTTTATGCGCCTTTTAACCATTTTAAAATCGAAATCTTATTTTTGAAAATCTTTAAAAAAAAGCTGTTTTTCAACAGCTCTTATTTGGCGGATATTTTAGCTTTTTCTAATTCTTTTTCTACAAGTTCGTTAATGTTCAACATTGGAAGATATATTGGTGGAACAAACCCAAAATTTGCGGATATTGATATTATTTTTGCTCTTGATATCTGCAATAAGCTCATTATTCCAGATTTTATTACTAGTTCTTTGAATTCGTTTTCCTTTATTTTTGGGTTGCCATAAAATCCTGCTTCTGTTTCAAGTTCTAATTTTAATACTATTTTTTTTGATTCTTTCAAATGAAATTTAATGTTTAATCCTATTGTTCCAAAGTATTCTTTTTCTTTTGGTTGGAAATTTTGTGTAACCGAAATGTCTACCTTTGGTGTTAGTTTTTTGTTGTTTAGATCTTCGTCTTTTAATTCATAATTTAATTTTTTTATTATGTCATACCGCATTTGAATATTGCTCATTTTCACATTTTTCACTTCCTTTGTCAAACACTGATAAGGTTATGTTTTTATTCCTGTGTGGCATCGATTCTAAAACTTCGTATAAATATGGTTGCATAGCTATTTCTCTTTTTACTTCTTTTTTATCTCCAAATACTCTTATTGTTTTGATTTCTTGATTTTTCAAAGAGGGTGTTAGTTTTTTTTGAATAAAATAATAGTTATTGAATTCTTTTAGGTCATAATATAATGGTTTTCTTCCAGGGTTAATTGGGTTTATATTGTTTTCTTTGATAATTCTTTGGATATTTCTTATTGATTGGTCTGTCATTGTTGCTAAATCTTTTTGTGTGAAATATAATTTTTGTTCTTTTTCTTCCATGTCGTCAAATTCTTCATCATAATACAACAGATCATCTTTCATTTCTTTTAATATCTGTATAAACTCTTCAATTTCTTCTTTGTCTTCATATGTTTTTGGATTTACTAAAAAATTATACAAAACTTCTTTATTTTTAGACTTTAAATCAGAGAAAATGTTTAATAATTCATGTATTTTGAGCATTGTTTTCCCTCCTTACCTCCCATTTTCATTTATTTGTTTCAATAAAGATTTTCTTGATTGAAAGTATTTTTTTAAATTATCATAACTATCTTCTCTTTTCATTATGTCTATATAAGTTATTGTTATTCTCCCATCATTTTCTACCCAATACGATAACCGGTAATATACTCTATCATGTATGAATTTGTACGTCCTGATTCCTCTTAAGTTTCCTGTTTTCATTTCACCTATTGTGTAATCATAATTTATTTCCAAGACTGATTGCAATATTTTTAATAGAAGGTCCCTATTGTTTATTTTTTTCAATGAGCGTTTGAAGATTGGGAAAGGTGGATTTTCAAGAGCTTTTATTATTTCCTCTTTTAACTGTTTTGGGGATAATTCTTGCAAGTCTTTTTCTCTTTCTCCCATTCTCTACACCCCATTATATCATTTTATTATTAAAATTCAATTAATTTTTACTACTTGTCGTTTTTTGTCGTTATTATACTTATCCTTACAGTATATTTTATCATATATATAGATGCGAAGTGTTTCTTTAGTTCATTATCATAACTTGAACGAAAAAACCACGAGTAATATTTTGAACTTTTTAAAAAAGAGGATAAAAGAAACAGCCTCAAGCGCCCCGAAGGGGGTTCAAGGAAAGACAGCCTCACGACAAATATAGTCCCTGTTCTTCCAGGCTGTGTCACACACGGGGATACAATAGAAGAAGCAATAAAAATGGCGAAAGAAGCTATTCAATTATACATAGAAAGCTTGCAAGAACACAGAGAAGAGATACCTTCTGAAGATGAAACTATAGAGTACACAATAACAGTGGAAATTTAAATTTGCTAAGAAACTGGAGGAATAATCTTGAGATTTTCCAAACTATATGCTCTTACTTTAAAAGAAACTTCACCTGATTCTCGGTCCGAGGGTGAAGGGGTGCAAATAAAATTATTAAAAAGATATCACTCCTCCTAAAGCAAAAAAGAAGAGTGATATCTCTTTTAAATACTCAAAAATCTACCTTCTACAACTACTTTACTAAGTTTTTTAGTTCCTCTAATGTAATACTTAGAATATTTTTCTTTATTGGGTTTATAGTTTCTTCGTTTGCTTTTCTGATCTTTTCTTCTAAACTTTTATCAAAATCTTCTCCAAAACTTTGGTTTAGAATTTCTATGATTAATTCTCTTTCTCCTTCAAGTTTCCCTTCAACTTTACCTTCCAATCTAGCTTTTTCTCTGTCTCTTTTTGCTATCTCTTCTAATGTGTTAAACATTTTTGGCACCTCCATTTCTTCTAAATAAAGTATAATGAGATTTATAGCGCCCTTCGCCCTGCTGCCCGCCCGTGAGGAAAAGGATCTTTATTAACTCCCCTTCGCTCAGCAGCCCACACATAAGATTAATGAAGTGTTTTCTTTGTTAACTTAATCATATCATTTCTTTTTGAAGACAGGTTTGTGAAAAAAGTTGACAAAAGCCGATAAAAATAGTAAAATTGAGGTGTGTAAAAAAATAAAAGCCAAGGAACCCTTGGCTTTTATTGGTGGGCTCGGGTGGATTCGAACCACCGACCACCCGGTTATGAGCCGGAAGCTCTAACCAACTGAGCTACGAGCCCAATCACGTTGATTATTATAGCATTTAAAATGACATTTGTCAATACTTTTTTAATGAAGAAAATTTTTCTCTATTATGATGGTTTAGCGAAGGGATAAATAAATTTTAAAGGAGCATTTAGTGAAATGAGCAGCAACGTAGAAAGCCTAAAAAACCAAGATGACCCTGTGAAAATGCTAATAGAGAAATATCCAAGAATTATAGTGCTAAAAGCGGCCTTCAACCTCTTAGACAATGAAGAAAAAATAGATTTGGAAAGTTTAGAAAACGAAGTCGTCAAGTTATTAAAACGATAAAGGGCTGATTTAATCAGCCCTTTAATTTTAATTATTTGGTACATTCACTAAAGGGTAGGAAAGCTCAACTCCCACCAAACTGGCTATTTTTCTAGGAAGGTCTGTGTTATCCATAATACCTACAAATTTCTCAGCTCCAGGTCCAAAAGCTAATACAGGTACTAACGCACCGGAATGATCATGCGTTGTCCAGCCAATACTTGCTCTGGCACTTGTGATCTCTGCTAAAGCCCTTATTTTGTTACCAGCGGCTTCCAAATAAGCGACCTCTTCTTCTGACAAATCAAATCCATAATACTCTTTCACGTTAGATTTTAATTCTTCAGTATTTTTAGAATTAGCTACAACCCAATCCGTAGTTTTCTGATATTTTCTAACCATTTCCAAATCCATCGTGTATCCACCTGTTGATAAACCCAAACCTCCGGTTTCGTGGTCAGAGGTGACAACTACCAAAGTATCAGGATTTTCTTTTGCAAAATCTAAAGCAACCTTCACTGCTTCATCGAATTCAACTATTTCTTTCCACATACCAAAGACATCGTTATCGTGACATTCCCAATCGATTTGAGAACCTTCAACCATCAAAAAGAAAGGCGTATCATCTTTAGACAAAATCTCTATTGCTTTTGCTGTCATCTCAGGTAAAAGTGGTTCAGCTGGCGTTCTTTCTGTAACGCTATTCATATGACTTGAAGCGAACAATCCTAAAACCTTTTCTCCAGAGTAATCCATTAACTCTTGCTTAGTTGTTATATAGTCAAAACCATTTTCCTTTGCAACAGATATAAGATCTTTTCTATCAGCTCTTCTGGTAGGATCGAAATTTCTCCAACCCCCTCCTAAAGCAACGGTCAAGTTACTATTAACCAGCTGTTCAGCTAACTTGTCTTCTTCATTTCTGCTAAGCACATGACCATAAAAAGA comes from Petrotoga sibirica DSM 13575 and encodes:
- a CDS encoding TrlF family AAA-like ATPase is translated as MSNFNFPKGSEWRKWDLQIHVPGSKHADQYSTKKGNDVWEKFIEYIKNSDITVFGITDYFSVVGYETFRDKIKNIEELKNKQFFPCVELRLDINVNIDSEQLQCHLIFDSNYDINKIKDFLAHLPLKNKMPNGAVAYCTEDDITACGGYDKISITKEKLEESLKSSFGNDRPFLIAGVASGMGSNRAIANSNIKKELSDIFDDFCDLFFGCEENREYYLNESRYENKSLKAKAKPVVSISDCHTLEDCKNRLGKKYSVPNNEEKDLERYGFSWIKADPNFEGLRQIIFEPFDRVAFGFEKPELKRPYYLIDKVRFLDNTGQGNFPSDAIEINQNLVTIIGGKSTGKSLLLYYIAKTIDRKEVETRFADLSEASQYDFDKSADFNFEVVWADGARMYLKNTKGSNGSDERKILYIPQNYLNRLSEESTGSRDTINKFVKDVLLQDETVRENYENKLTRIKGLTKLIPTNVADLYQIKQEIKEVEENIKQFGEENGIKTYIAQLKKEAEDIKSKSGLSNHEIKDYEALLEKETETTTSITVLSDDKKSLVSFKQNLMQQLKSLEKLYNEQSSYLGNDEIKKEFTKEFDRIGQLGTNLLTATDKVITYADSKIKTHQEELEKIKKELMPFMAKVKLQDELKKKNKAISDEQNKLNKINLEKKKLESKKDLYEKEKKYLIETYQQIFNVYGEVRNEFKRYENKFEDISLNVLVGFNEKVFNEEVIDAFLNKRDIKRNISSISWKDEYEYHFDPNKHLSFISEIFNAVVDEKIKTVRNRAAKDAAVKILENYFDLDFKISYKNDPLDKMSPGKKGLVLLRFLIDLSNEEWPILLDQPEDDLDNRSVYDDLVSFIKNKKKKRQIIIVTHNPNLVVGADAEQVIVANQEGQEKGRDNKKFKFEYISGALENSFELPEAKQKAILFRKGIRQHVCEVLEGGQIAFEKREKKYGFRIS
- a CDS encoding ATP-binding protein, translating into MKKEKRNMDLESVESHTTEFKSSWRDEYLKWICAFANTDGGRLLIGVDDNGKPVGVEESKKLLEDLPNKLRDTLGIIPSVRLEKENGKEIIIIEVEHSYVPISYHGRFYVRSGSTIQELKGKDLTRFLISNSGKHWEEYIEENASIEDINNETIEKFKQIAIKRIPFVKDENEPIKVLEKLNLIKNGKLTRAALLLFGKNPKRFWTSSYIKVGKFLTDTDIISSDDIEGNLFEQVEKTMELLRTKYLISEIRFEGIYRKEELEYPEEALREAIINSVIHRDYIGPHTQLKIYPDKIILWNVGTLPKEIKVDELKKNHSSYPRNELLADVFFKAGLIEAWGRGTIKITDECKKAGLPEPEFKEEFGGFAVYFYKDIYIEDNLRKMGLNERQVKAVLYVKEKGRITNKEYQEIANVSRQMATIDLAEIVKKGVFARIGKAGKGVAYQLTKLTNK
- a CDS encoding type II toxin-antitoxin system RelE/ParE family toxin; this translates as MGEREKDLQELSPKQLKEEIIKALENPPFPIFKRSLKKINNRDLLLKILQSVLEINYDYTIGEMKTGNLRGIRTYKFIHDRVYYRLSYWVENDGRITITYIDIMKREDSYDNLKKYFQSRKSLLKQINENGR
- a CDS encoding type II toxin-antitoxin system HicB family antitoxin, which gives rise to MVPVLPGCVTHGDTIEEAIKMAKEAIQLYIESLQEHREEIPSEDETIEYTITVEI
- a CDS encoding alkaline phosphatase — its product is MKKGILLVMLVLVVSLLTFAGDVKNVIFLIGDGMGSNQILLTSYLEGRELYMMQMPYTGYAITYSADSNVTDSAAAGTALASGYKTNNGFIGMLPNGEVVPSIAEVLAEQGYKTGVIATSRITHATPASFYGHVLSRNEEDKLAEQLVNSNLTVALGGGWRNFDPTRRADRKDLISVAKENGFDYITTKQELMDYSGEKVLGLFASSHMNSVTERTPAEPLLPEMTAKAIEILSKDDTPFFLMVEGSQIDWECHDNDVFGMWKEIVEFDEAVKVALDFAKENPDTLVVVTSDHETGGLGLSTGGYTMDLEMVRKYQKTTDWVVANSKNTEELKSNVKEYYGFDLSEEEVAYLEAAGNKIRALAEITSARASIGWTTHDHSGALVPVLAFGPGAEKFVGIMDNTDLPRKIASLVGVELSYPLVNVPNN